From Neorhodopirellula lusitana:
CCCAGTGCAGTAAGCAAAGGCCACCGAAGTAAGCACGGGCCGTGTGTCGGTCCATTAAAAACGTCTGAAAACGAAACGATTCCATGCACCCCACCTAACGGGAGCGAATCCGTTTACCTGCCAAAAGATCTCAAACAGACCTTCAAGCGTGGTAGGCCGCAACGCGACTCGACGCGGAACCTGCAGTCCCTTGGCCTTGTTGCACCTGCTGGCGAGTCTGCACGGGAGCTGCTTTCTCCAGCAACTCAGCCCGTTTGATGGCGACCTCGCGAGGAGCGTCGATTGCGACAGTCACTCGGTTGCCAGAAATCTTTGTGATCGTCACGGTCACGTCGTCACCGATGACCAATTGTTCGCCCAATTTTCGACTTAGAACCAACATGTTTTCATCCTTGGTTTGTGTAGGTTTCTTTCTCACGGGCGGAGTTACGCAACATCTGCGCCACAATTCGCCCTTTCTTCCTTTTTTTTGCTCAAGCAGTTCATTTCAGTAACAAATGGCGTGTTTTCGTTCCCCATGCGTGTTCCCGCATGCGGTCGCGAAAGAGCCGATTGGTCGATTAGCAACCAGGGCTGCGTAATTTTCTACCAATCGTTACATCCACTCTCACCCCGTCAGGACGAACTCAAAATCACAGCGCCACAATCTAGTTAGCCAAAATGTCCCGAATGACAATTTGACGCCGAAAAACCTCTCGGCCTGCCAAAACCGGATGATTCTTGCAGCTCCTGCAGGATCCCGCTCACCGGCGGGTTGTCTCATCCCCGATTCAGCTCCCCAGCCCCCTCGCCCGATTCACCACTGACAAGAACTCCGACCTGTCCCAGCAAGTGCCGCGTCAATCAGTGCAGCGTTAAGTGCCAAGCGAAGCAGGAATTGACCGTTCGCGTGATCGCGACGGCCAAGCATTAAGAATGACGCTGCCGTGGTGACCGCGATCCGGTCCAACCGTGCTGAAAATATCGATAAAACCGACGTTCTCAACAAATCATCCAGCCGCACCATTTTTCATGCCTAGTCCGGCTTGCAGACAAACGCGTTGTATTAGATACTCTGCCCTTCGATTGAGCGACCGAGCCGGTTGCTAGCAATCAGAAGCCGAAGTGGCGGAATTGGCAGACGCGCCGGATTCAAAATCCGGTGAGGGCAACCTCATGTGGGTTCGAGTCCCACCTTCGGTATCAGTTGGCTAACAGCCAACGCCAAAATAGCCCGTGAGACTGAATGGTCTCACGGGCTTTTTTTGTGCCCCAACCAGCACGCCCGTGCAAATACGCTCCCACCCCAGCACCCGCGTTCTCCAACTGGAAACCCAACGGACCACGAACCCGCCAAGAAAACAGCACACTCGATCACCCCCCTCCGCGTCCTTGCGACTTAGCGACTTTGCGCTAGCTTCACGCCAACGCCTCACGATCGAGGCCTGGATCTGCCAGGTGAATGGCCCAGGGCCGGCGCGCACTTTAGGCAGTATGGGTCAGCGCGGTTGAGTTTATTTCGTGTTCATAGTTTCGTTGATCCTATGTTCCTGAAACCATCTCAAGCAGTGTTCCCTTGGCCAAGAAAAAGACGATCGAGTTTGATGTCGAGTCCATCCTACAAGACTTCGCCGAACTCCCAGATCCACGCTCCCACATCAACCAACGCCACCTGCTTAGTGACATCATCGTCATCAGCGTGATGGGCGTTGTCGCAGGTGCGGATGGCCCCAGGGCCATCGGAGTGTGGGCCTAGAGCAACCAACATTGGCTCCAAGAACGGCTTGAGCTTCCTAACGGTGTTCCTTCGCACGACACGATTGAAAGAGTTCTGATGGCACTGAAGCCGTCTGCTTTTCAGGCATGCTTTGAAGATTGGATCAAGCGAATTTCGGGCATT
This genomic window contains:
- a CDS encoding carbon storage regulator yields the protein MLVLSRKLGEQLVIGDDVTVTITKISGNRVTVAIDAPREVAIKRAELLEKAAPVQTRQQVQQGQGTAGSASSRVAAYHA